Proteins encoded within one genomic window of Bacillus sp. F19:
- a CDS encoding HAD family hydrolase produces the protein MIKLFVSDLDGTLLSFEKKVTEQDIAALKELKENGVDVCLASGRMDVEIGEILTMIGEKYHRISQNGAFINTDNDESLHALTFDNVIAKEVFEQVRSTDFITIIADYSKNYTERRDEVITGIESRMFSPIEENVNLLNALGEDVKASKITILGEYEAISDLQKTLQERHPDTIETYISDKQCLDVMPKNISKGNALKMLIEHLGIKPEEVACIGDSFNDIPMFKMTPHSFTMEDALPEVKAQAAYTAATVHEAIKKVAEMNKTQLHSKVL, from the coding sequence ATGATAAAACTATTTGTAAGTGATCTTGATGGAACATTATTAAGTTTTGAAAAAAAGGTGACGGAGCAGGATATTGCCGCTCTTAAAGAATTAAAGGAAAATGGCGTGGATGTATGTTTAGCATCAGGCAGAATGGATGTGGAGATTGGCGAAATTTTGACGATGATTGGTGAAAAGTACCACCGCATCAGTCAAAATGGAGCTTTTATCAATACAGATAATGATGAATCTCTGCATGCACTGACCTTTGACAATGTGATTGCTAAAGAAGTGTTTGAACAAGTTCGTTCTACAGACTTTATTACAATCATTGCAGACTACAGCAAAAATTATACAGAACGCCGAGATGAAGTCATTACAGGCATTGAATCGAGAATGTTCTCTCCAATAGAAGAGAACGTCAATCTCCTTAATGCCTTGGGAGAAGATGTCAAAGCCTCTAAAATTACTATTTTGGGTGAATATGAAGCAATTTCCGATCTGCAGAAAACGCTGCAGGAAAGACATCCTGATACAATCGAGACATACATATCTGACAAGCAGTGTCTTGATGTCATGCCTAAAAACATAAGCAAGGGCAACGCACTAAAGATGCTTATTGAACACCTTGGAATTAAGCCTGAAGAGGTTGCCTGCATCGGTGATTCATTCAATGATATTCCCATGTTTAAGATGACCCCGCACAGTTTTACAATGGAAGATGCCCTTCCTGAAGTGAAAGCGCAAGCTGCCTACACCGCAGCAACTGTTCATGAAGCCATTAAAAAAGTAGCAGAAATGAATAAAACACAGCTTCATTCAAAGGTTTTATAA
- a CDS encoding transcription antiterminator — MKESFIIKKVLNNNVLIAEHDSYEEVVLIGKGIGFGKKRGDLMQEDSYEKMFVLTNQKEQEQFKMLLPFVDEDMIEVVSDVIHFIAERVKLPLNEHIHIALIDHITFAIKRLQKGMDIKNPFLIETKTLYPNEFLVAEEVIHMINDRLKVNLPEGEIGFIALHIHSAITNKPIADVNQFSQLINQLVGVIEDSMKIKVNHESVNYLRLVRHLRYTIERVLSGETVEEPEKFTLLLKKEYPICYNTSWKMIKVMQQFLKKPVYEAEAVYLTLHLYRLTNKT, encoded by the coding sequence GTGAAGGAGTCCTTTATAATAAAAAAGGTTTTAAATAATAATGTGCTTATTGCCGAGCATGATTCATATGAAGAGGTTGTTCTGATTGGAAAGGGCATAGGATTTGGCAAGAAACGCGGAGACTTGATGCAGGAGGATTCGTATGAGAAGATGTTTGTGCTTACGAATCAAAAAGAGCAGGAACAATTTAAGATGCTCCTTCCTTTTGTCGATGAAGACATGATTGAGGTTGTCAGCGATGTCATACACTTTATAGCAGAGCGGGTGAAGCTGCCTTTAAATGAACATATTCATATCGCGCTGATTGATCATATTACATTTGCGATTAAACGGCTTCAAAAAGGGATGGACATTAAAAATCCGTTTCTGATTGAGACAAAAACGCTTTATCCGAATGAATTCTTAGTCGCTGAAGAAGTTATCCATATGATCAATGACAGGCTCAAAGTGAACTTGCCGGAAGGGGAAATTGGTTTTATTGCCCTTCATATCCATAGTGCCATCACAAATAAGCCGATTGCAGATGTGAACCAGTTTTCTCAGCTGATTAATCAATTGGTAGGAGTGATTGAAGACTCTATGAAAATAAAAGTGAATCATGAAAGCGTCAATTATCTGCGGCTTGTCCGCCACTTAAGATACACGATTGAAAGGGTTCTCTCAGGTGAAACGGTTGAAGAACCAGAAAAGTTTACTTTATTGTTGAAAAAAGAATATCCGATATGCTACAATACATCTTGGAAAATGATAAAAGTGATGCAGCAATTTCTGAAAAAACCAGTCTATGAAGCTGAGGCTGTTTATCTAACATTGCATTTATACCGTTTAACAAACAAAACTTAA